The DNA region GTCACCGATCCCGAATCCGCGTCTCACTGCTATTGAAAGGTCACCATCTGGCCATCCGTCGTGAAGTTTGACACCTCGCGCGGGCGGACATCATACTCAGACCTCGCAACTCATCTGCAGGGGAAGATGGATGACGGCTACGATTCTGGATGGCGCGAGCGTCGCAAAAGCAATAAGAGACGAAGTCGCAAGCGAGGTGGCCGAATATTCAACGCGCGGGCTCCGGCCAGGACTCGCGGCGGTGCTGGTAGGAAACGATCCGGGATCGCAGATTTACGTTTCGGGAAAGGTGAAGACCTGTGAGCAACTTGGACTCTATTCCGAGAAGATCGACTTACCGGAGACAACGACCACCGGCGCGTTGCTCGCGCTGGTTCGCGATCTGAATGCGCGCGACGACATAGACGGCATACTCATTCAGCTCCCGCTGCCCAGGCAAGTCGATGCCGCTCTTGTGCTGAATACGGTTGATCCCGCGAAGGACGTCGATGGCTTTCATCCGGTTAACGTCGGGAGACTCGTGCTGAATGAGCCGGGGCTGAGGCCGTGCACGCCGGCTGGGATCATTGAGTTGCTCGAGCGCCACGACATACGGATGACGGGCGCACGTGTCGTGGTGATGGGTCGAAGCCGGATTGTCGGATTGCCGGTCGCGTTGTTGCTCTTGCAAAGGCACGCGACGGTGACGATCTGCCACTCGCGAACACCCGACTTGCCCGCGATTGCCCGCGAGGCCGACGTACTTGTCGCCGCAATTGGAAGGATGGGTATGGTAGACAGCAGCTACATAAAACCGGGCGCTGCCGTTGTTGACGTGGGCATGAACAGGGTAACAACCCGAGAAGATTTCGACCGTTTCTTCGGCGACGACCCCAAAAGGCGCGCGGCTTTTGAAAAGAACGGCTACACGCTGATTGGCGACGTGAACCCGCGCGAGGCCGCAGAGGTGGCCGGCTACCTGACGCCGGTTCCAGGCGGCGTTGGGCCTCTGACGATCGCGATGTTGATGAAGAATACTCTGGCGGCGATGAAGATGCGCCGCGGTTCCAAAGACTAACTCTATGGGAAATGTCACAGCAAATGAGTGCCCGCACCTCGCGGACACAAACATCAAGGCTCTCGAAGTCACCAGCACCGCCTGCGTGGAATGCGGCGTGAGCGCGCCCACCCGAGTGTGCATGACGTGCGGTCACATCGGATGCTGCGAGACCACCAGCGGTCACGCACTCGCGCATTCGAAGTCGAGCGGCCATCCGCTCATACGCGAGCTTCCGGTCTCCGAGCGTTCGTTCACATGGTGCTACGGGTGCAACGCGTATTTGAAGAACTGAGCACAATGGGATGACGGCCGGATCCGCAACGCCGTGACTACGGAGCACGAAGTCAACTGCCGCTCACCAGTGTTGTATTGTAAGTAGATGGTGTGTTATAAACAGCGTACTCGATGACCGGCGAACTCACAACGCAACCTATGCTTGAAGCGCTCCTGGAGGGACAGCGCCAGCTTGCTTCCCAATTGGCGGAGATGCGTGACGCCATCGCCACGATGTCCGATAAGCAAGGCGCGATTGATGCTAAGCAGGACACAATTTCTGCTAATCAAGACGCGATTGATGCTAAGCAGGACACAATTTCTGCGATGCAAGACGTGATCGCTGCGAAGCAGGAGACAATTTCCGCGATGCAAGATGCGCTTGCTGGTAAGCAAGACGAACTCGCAGCCAGACAGGACCGGCTTGACGTGCGCCTCACGGAACTTACTAGCAAGGTTGAGGACGGGTTCGACGACACCACCCGCAAGATAGAGATCTTCAACGACCGTCTCCTCGGTTTTGAAAGTTGGCTGAAGAGGGTCGACCGGCGCCTGCACGACGAAATCCTCGCTCGCACCCGCTGACAAGAACCACCGGCATAGTCCACAATCTATCCCCGAGGAATCCACGGAAAGAACGCGCTCGTGCGGCGGACATAGTTGCGATACTCCGGCTTGGTTTTCGTGAGCGTCTTCTCAAGCAAAGCAACTCCTGAGACCTTCATCAAAAGCCCAGTCATAATCAGTGGACTCATCACCGTCCATACTCCTCCGGGCGTAGACAGCGCGATCAAAAAACAGCCCCACCACAACAGCGCATCGCCAAAGTAATTCGGGTGCCGCGTGTAGCGCCACAGCCCACGGTCCATAACCTTGCCTTTGTTCCGGGGGTCAGCCTTGAACCGCGCGAGCTGAAGATCACCGGCTGATTCAAACAGAAATCCGATGAGCCATATCGCTGCGCCGGCCCAGTCGAGCCAGGTGAGCCGCGCAGGCTCGCGCGAAATCTGCGCTATCTGAAGCGGCAATGAAATGATCCACATCAGCAACCCCTGAAGCCCAAACACCGTGAAGAGGCTCACGATCGGGAATCGCTTGCCGAAACGCGCTCGCATCGCCTGGTATCGGAAGTCCTCCCCCTTCCCTTTGTTCCGCCAGAAGATGTGCGACGCAAGCCGAAGTCCCCACACCGCGGCGAGCGACGTTATCAGGACCTTGCGATCCGGGTAGCCGTTTGTGGTCGCATAGCACACGACCGCAATCAGAACAAATCCGAGTCCCCAAAAGATGTCGACGATGCTCGCGTCCTTCTTGATAAGGCTCAGCAACCAGACGCTCAGCATCAACCCGCCAGTCGCGGCCAACGTGGTGAGGATGACGCACAGTGTTTCGCTCACAAATCACCTCCGAGAGGTAGCACAGACTTTAGTCTGTGTTTGCGCAGACTGAGTCTACGCTACGTCAACGCTGTTTCTGTTGTCCCACCCATTCATCGACCCGCGACCAGTGCTCATACAGCCAGGCGGTCTGGGACGCGCGATCTCTCGGAATCTCTTCGAATGCCACTCGCCAAAAGCGGACGCGGAGCACTGCGCCCACCATAGACCCTCGCAAGAAATCCCGAAAGTTGGTCACGCCCTCCAGACCCCAGTGTCCACAAAAAAGCGCATGCGCACGGACGTTCCGTTCGAGCAAAGCAAGCGTCCCTCCCAGTCGAGGCGGCAGCACATTCTTGAGCGTGCTCGCCTTGCGAAAAAGTTCGCCGTCGCCGCTCGCCAGCCGCTCGAGTATCCGCTCGCGCTTTTCAGGGGTGAAGCGTGTACCTTCCGGATAGATCAGCACACCGTCCTTCGTACCCAGACCATCCATCAGCCGCCGCACCGCCGAGATTGCCAGCTCGTCCCCGGCCCCCCGGCGCACGAAGCAGTTGGGAAGCCTGTTGCCTACGATGTCCAGACACGGGTCCCACAGAAGTTGACTCTTGAGCACGAAGCGCAGCCGAAGACCCTGCCGCTTCGACAAGATAGTCGACGGAAGCAGCGTGTCTCCAAGACTCACGTGCCGAATGAAAACGATGAACGGCCCTTCTCCAATGTCGTCCGCTCCTTCGATGTCGACCCTGATTCGAAAGAGCACCCTTCCCGCGCGGAACAAACAGCCGGCCCACCACTGTTGCAGCGCAAAGTTCCAGTCGAGGAATCGCTCATGCCCGGCTCGTGTAAGCACGCTCGCCAGCCATAGGAAAAAGCTCATCGCGATCCCCGCCACTTCGCAGCATAGATAAAACGCCAGAAGCGCGATGAAGCGAACGGCGGCCCAGTTGCTTCGGCGCGCGATGTCCGCAACGGCGGCAATCACGATCAGCGCGGGGAGACTGGCAAGAAGCGCGAGACACGACGCTGTGTACAGCGGCACAGTGATCGCTCGCCGGCCCCATCGCTTTGCAAACGATTCGGCCGCGCCCAACCCGTTGCCCATCGGCGAGCCTTGCGTCTGTTGCTTCATGCCGTTTCGGTTCATCTCCAATGTCCGGCAAACTTCAGCTTGTCGCCCGTTCGGCCTCGGCCGTGTTCGCAAACGCGACAACTTGAAGTTTGCCGGGCCTCGTTTTCAGTTCGGGGAGATTATCAAATTGCTTTATACTTCTCATCCTTTATTGACTCCCGGAGGATCACTCGATGCGAAAAACGACATGCGCCTTCGTCTTGCTTCTCGCGACCTGGCCCCAAATGGCCGCGCCTCAATCAAGCGACACGATGTCTTCACGGTTAGTTGGCGAAGTACTCACGAGCGGTCAACAGTTGAAATACCTCTCGATGCTCAGCGATGAGATCGGCAGCCGCCTGACGGGTTCACCTGGCGCGCGCCGGGCCGAAGAAGCAATGGAAGCCGAAATGAAGCGGCTCGGACTGGCGAACGTACATCGCGAGGCGTTCACAGTTGCCGTGTCCTGGGAGCGCGGCTCGGCCGAGGCGCGGCTTGTTTCTCACTCGAACCGCCCGCTCACGGTCGCTTCGTACACGTGGACGCCGGGAACCGGCGGGGCTATCGAGGGGGAAGTCGTCGACGTCGGGGCCGGCCGTCCGGAAGACGTCGAGCGAGTGCGAGCGCGCTTGCGAGGGCGGGTCGCGTTTGCGATTCCAGCGGGCGAGACGCTCGACGCGGTCATCTACAACTTCTATCGCACGCCGCTGCTTGCGCGTGAATTAAGAGATGCAGGTGCTATCGCCTTGCTGATCGCTTCGGACAAGCAACACGCAATGCTGTACACAGCGCCCGTCGATTTCAACGCTCGCGTTGCGGCGCTCCCGACTCTCTCCCTTGCGCGCGAAGACGTGGGCTTGCTTCAGCGTTTGCTTGCTTCCGGTCAGAAGCCGCGCATTGCTCTGGACGTGCGCAACAAGCTTGGTCCGGCCTTTGAATCAACCAATGTCGTCGGCGAGATCATCGGGCGCGAGCGCCCGAACGAGATAGTTTTGCTCGGCGCGCACCTCGACTCAAACGATCTCGGCCCCGGCGCGCTCGACAACGCAGCGGGTTCGGCAGCGGTATTGGAAACGGCTCGCGCGATCAAATCGCTTGGGGTAGCTCCGCGGCGAACCATCCGCTTCGTTCTGTTCACCGGCGAGGAGGAAGGAATGCTCGGCTCGAACGCCTACGTGGCTCGGCATCGAGACGAGATGGATAGCACGGTCGCGGCTTTGATAATGGACGTCGGAGCGGGAAGGCCTGTTGGATGGTTTTCGATGGGACGAACAGATCTCGACGAGCAGATTCGAGAGTTGATGAAGCCGCTCGCGCCCTTCGGCGTGTCTACGATCGAGCACGGCGCCTTCGCCGCCACTGACAACGCCGCCTTCATGGCTGAGGGCGTCCCGAACCTCATCCTGCTTCAGGACGAGTCGGTATACTTCACCGTGCATCACACCGTCGCCGACACCTTTGATAAGGCAGACCCGCGTGACTTTGCGACGTGTGTTGCTACGGTAGCCGCCAGCACGTTCGGCATAGCCGATCGCGTGAATCGTTTCGGACGCCGGCTGACTTCCGAGGAGGTGAGGAAGATGGCGGCGGAATCAAAAGTGGATGAACAGTGGCGCGCGGCAGGAATATGGAAGTGAGGCGAGAAGGCAGAAGGCAGAAGGCAGAAGGCAGAGACGCGACATCTGCCTTCTGACTTCTGCCTTCCGCCTTCTGCGTTCTGCCTTCTGTCCTACCTGATGTAAAACATTCCCGACTGTCCAAACACCGAGTCGTTTGAAGAGTCTGTCAGCCGCACGAGCACAGTCTCAGACCTTGGTTTCTTGGCTTTGACGCGAAGCGTACCCAAGCTTGAATCGACGTCCTCGGCCAATACCTGCCACGTACTTCCGCCGTCACGCGAGATGCTGACGTCGAGCTTGTTCACGGCTGCGCTCGCGGACCAGCTAATTCTGTACTTTTCACCAGGCGTCCATTGCTCGCCGGCGCTTGGCGAGTTAACCGCAATCGATGCGGAGGCCGGCGGTTGAGGGCCCACGTTTGGAAGAGAGAACGCATAAACACTGTTATCTATCGATCCGATGAATACGCTCGCTGCTGAGATCGACACCCCACCCAACATTTGGCTGTGCTGCGGGGTGTTCCAGATTTCGCTCCCGGTCGAAGCGTCAAAAGCGCGAAGCCTTCCGTCAGCGCCCCCGACGAACACCGCGCCTCCGGCCACTGCTGCCGCTCCTATCACAGGAAGCGATAGCGGAGTGTCCCAAACTATCCGTCCGTCTCGTTGATCGAGCGCTACAACTTTACCGGTGGCGACTCTGACGGTCGCGCCAAAAAAGATCTTGCCGTAGGCTGTGGCCGGCGACGAGATGCTGCCGCCTCGTGAGTCGCCGTCGCTCACCACGGTATCCCAAATCAACTCTCCGGTCGCCCGATGGAGCCCGTAGCAGTGTCCGTCCTTGGATGGGATCGCCAGCATCGGACGACCGTCGATGTCGAACAAGACCGGCGATGCGCCGAAGTCGAGATTGTTCAGGTCGGCGCGCAGCTTCTTGAACTCCCATACCAGTGCTCCGGTGTCCGCGTTGAGCGCTATTACCGCGGACGAATGAGTATCGGCGCCGGTGCAGAAGTTGCCCGTGCCTACGTATATCATCCGCCGCCCGGGGTCTACGGTGGCCGACGACCAGACCGCCCCGCCCTTGCTTCCGTCGGGCGCCGTCGCAAAATTCCAGAGAACGCGCCCGTCGCTCGCGTCCACACAGACCAGTCTGCCGGTAATGCATGGGTTCACGCAGTGGCTGGCTAAGCCTATGTATATCTTTCCGTCAAACACCAGGGGTGAACCATAGATGTGAAAAGCCTGGGTGGGATCTGCAAGCTGGGTCCGCCAGATTGCTTGCCCGTTCGCTGCATTCACAGCGTGAAGCTGCGCCAGACCGTTGCCGAAATACAACTTGCCACCCGAGAGCGCAGCCGTGCCATCGATCCCGTAGGTGTCCGCGCAGGGATCTATGCGTATAGTGCCCGCGTTGTAGCTCCAGAGTACGGCTCCGTCGCTCTCGCGCAACGCGTACATGTTGCCGTCCCACGAGCCTACATAAACAACACCACCCGACACGAGAGGCGTACCGGTAACCCAGTCGCCCGTTGGAAACGACCATGACTGTGTCAGAGTCCCGGCGTTGGCGGCGCCGACCGCCGACGTTTCCGAAAACGCCGAATGTGCTGAGTCATGCTGATAGGATGTCCACTCGGCTGACGTGCTGACCGCCAGCGCTCCGATGACCGGGTTGTCGATTCTGCCGCCGACCGTCAGAAAAGACGCTGCGGCAAATAGCGGGTAGCTCGGAGCTTTCGAGCTCGTATGAAAAAGCCCGCCGTTTTTGTAGTACCTCACCACGTTCGCTTGTACTGCTATGCGAAACACATCGCCTATACGGTAGGAAGTCTCTCCTCCGTAGGCGTTGTTTTCGCGGATCTCAGCGAAGCCAAGTTCGGTGAGCTTGATGGCGAAGTCTATCTCTGAAAACCCGGTGCCGATGGCTGCGTGTGTAAGCCCGCAGAATAAGACCTTGTTTGAGTCGCCGGCGGCAAATTCGAAAAGGGCATCGCCTGATGTCACGATCTGCTGCGATCTCGCTCCGGCATCCGCGGAATCGCTGCGGCCCGCGGTCTTCTGAAGACTGTTCCCGGCGATCGTGCAGTTCGTCGTGTTGATCCAGATGACGTTTTGCGGCACGCCGGCGCCCACCTGTCCAATTGACGCGGGCGCAAAACAAAGTGAGAGGAGGGGGATGGCAATAACAAGGTATTGGGCTGCTCTAATTGGCATAAGGGGGTACATTCCTAACTGTTCGATTCACGGGTCACCCTTCCAGGTGAGACTCCGAACGCCGAATCAGGTCGCGCAAATACGGCGAGATCAGCGCCGTGACACTCCTAGGATAGTTCGAATGTCACTGGAGTTCCGATTCCCGCGGCCTGGGAAGACCCGATCCGGATCACCGGCAGGCTCCAACGACGCCGC from Acidobacteriota bacterium includes:
- a CDS encoding UBP-type zinc finger domain-containing protein, which codes for MGNVTANECPHLADTNIKALEVTSTACVECGVSAPTRVCMTCGHIGCCETTSGHALAHSKSSGHPLIRELPVSERSFTWCYGCNAYLKN
- a CDS encoding bifunctional 5,10-methylenetetrahydrofolate dehydrogenase/5,10-methenyltetrahydrofolate cyclohydrolase, which produces MTATILDGASVAKAIRDEVASEVAEYSTRGLRPGLAAVLVGNDPGSQIYVSGKVKTCEQLGLYSEKIDLPETTTTGALLALVRDLNARDDIDGILIQLPLPRQVDAALVLNTVDPAKDVDGFHPVNVGRLVLNEPGLRPCTPAGIIELLERHDIRMTGARVVVMGRSRIVGLPVALLLLQRHATVTICHSRTPDLPAIAREADVLVAAIGRMGMVDSSYIKPGAAVVDVGMNRVTTREDFDRFFGDDPKRRAAFEKNGYTLIGDVNPREAAEVAGYLTPVPGGVGPLTIAMLMKNTLAAMKMRRGSKD
- a CDS encoding PQQ-binding-like beta-propeller repeat protein encodes the protein MPIRAAQYLVIAIPLLSLCFAPASIGQVGAGVPQNVIWINTTNCTIAGNSLQKTAGRSDSADAGARSQQIVTSGDALFEFAAGDSNKVLFCGLTHAAIGTGFSEIDFAIKLTELGFAEIRENNAYGGETSYRIGDVFRIAVQANVVRYYKNGGLFHTSSKAPSYPLFAAASFLTVGGRIDNPVIGALAVSTSAEWTSYQHDSAHSAFSETSAVGAANAGTLTQSWSFPTGDWVTGTPLVSGGVVYVGSWDGNMYALRESDGAVLWSYNAGTIRIDPCADTYGIDGTAALSGGKLYFGNGLAQLHAVNAANGQAIWRTQLADPTQAFHIYGSPLVFDGKIYIGLASHCVNPCITGRLVCVDASDGRVLWNFATAPDGSKGGAVWSSATVDPGRRMIYVGTGNFCTGADTHSSAVIALNADTGALVWEFKKLRADLNNLDFGASPVLFDIDGRPMLAIPSKDGHCYGLHRATGELIWDTVVSDGDSRGGSISSPATAYGKIFFGATVRVATGKVVALDQRDGRIVWDTPLSLPVIGAAAVAGGAVFVGGADGRLRAFDASTGSEIWNTPQHSQMLGGVSISAASVFIGSIDNSVYAFSLPNVGPQPPASASIAVNSPSAGEQWTPGEKYRISWSASAAVNKLDVSISRDGGSTWQVLAEDVDSSLGTLRVKAKKPRSETVLVRLTDSSNDSVFGQSGMFYIR
- a CDS encoding M20/M25/M40 family metallo-hydrolase yields the protein MRKTTCAFVLLLATWPQMAAPQSSDTMSSRLVGEVLTSGQQLKYLSMLSDEIGSRLTGSPGARRAEEAMEAEMKRLGLANVHREAFTVAVSWERGSAEARLVSHSNRPLTVASYTWTPGTGGAIEGEVVDVGAGRPEDVERVRARLRGRVAFAIPAGETLDAVIYNFYRTPLLARELRDAGAIALLIASDKQHAMLYTAPVDFNARVAALPTLSLAREDVGLLQRLLASGQKPRIALDVRNKLGPAFESTNVVGEIIGRERPNEIVLLGAHLDSNDLGPGALDNAAGSAAVLETARAIKSLGVAPRRTIRFVLFTGEEEGMLGSNAYVARHRDEMDSTVAALIMDVGAGRPVGWFSMGRTDLDEQIRELMKPLAPFGVSTIEHGAFAATDNAAFMAEGVPNLILLQDESVYFTVHHTVADTFDKADPRDFATCVATVAASTFGIADRVNRFGRRLTSEEVRKMAAESKVDEQWRAAGIWK
- a CDS encoding lysophospholipid acyltransferase family protein codes for the protein MNRNGMKQQTQGSPMGNGLGAAESFAKRWGRRAITVPLYTASCLALLASLPALIVIAAVADIARRSNWAAVRFIALLAFYLCCEVAGIAMSFFLWLASVLTRAGHERFLDWNFALQQWWAGCLFRAGRVLFRIRVDIEGADDIGEGPFIVFIRHVSLGDTLLPSTILSKRQGLRLRFVLKSQLLWDPCLDIVGNRLPNCFVRRGAGDELAISAVRRLMDGLGTKDGVLIYPEGTRFTPEKRERILERLASGDGELFRKASTLKNVLPPRLGGTLALLERNVRAHALFCGHWGLEGVTNFRDFLRGSMVGAVLRVRFWRVAFEEIPRDRASQTAWLYEHWSRVDEWVGQQKQR
- a CDS encoding DUF1295 domain-containing protein yields the protein MSETLCVILTTLAATGGLMLSVWLLSLIKKDASIVDIFWGLGFVLIAVVCYATTNGYPDRKVLITSLAAVWGLRLASHIFWRNKGKGEDFRYQAMRARFGKRFPIVSLFTVFGLQGLLMWIISLPLQIAQISREPARLTWLDWAGAAIWLIGFLFESAGDLQLARFKADPRNKGKVMDRGLWRYTRHPNYFGDALLWWGCFLIALSTPGGVWTVMSPLIMTGLLMKVSGVALLEKTLTKTKPEYRNYVRRTSAFFPWIPRG